The following is a genomic window from Nitrospira sp..
ACAACTGGCCGATCTTCTCGCGCGACATCAACATGGCGCTGCCTCTCACACGATGTAGGAGATTGAGGAACCCCTCGCTCTCTGAACGTCTACAGCCACAACCCCTCGCGACGCCCCAACTCCAACCCAATCATCAGAATGATCAAAAAGGTCATCCAGCAAGGCCGCAGACGAGAAAATACCGGAGGCGTACCCTCGGGGTACGTTGAGGATATTTTCGAGACGAGAACGCCGCTGGTGGCCTTTTTCAGCATCCTGCTAGAGTGTCCGATCGATCAAATACTGAATCAACAATCTTGTGCCGATGCCAGAAGGGCCCTTGGGAACATAGGCTCGTTCCCGCTCACTCCAATCCGTGCTCGCGATATCCAAATGCACCCAGGGACAGCCGCCGGTAAACTTGCTGAGGAACAACGCCGCCGTGATCATCCCGCCGCCGCGCCCCCCGATATTGCGCATGTCAGCCACATCGCTACGCAGCTGTTCGAAGTATTCATCCCACAGCGGCATTTCCCACACCCGTTCACCCGCGCGCATACCCGCTTGACGCACCGATTCCTTCACGCTGGTATCGGTCCCGAACATCCCGATGGCGAATTGTCCGAGCGCCACCACACAGGCGCCCGTGAGCGTCGCAATGTCGATCAACGCCGCTGGCTTATAGCGGGTGGCATAGGCCAGCGCATCGGCCAGAATCAGGCGCCCTTCCGCATCGGTGTTCTGCACTTCGACCGTTTTCCCCGAGAGCGTCGTGACGACATCGCCCGGTTTCATCGCCCGGCCGCCCGGCATGTTCTCAGCCACCGGCAGAATGCTGATCAGATGAAGCGGCAGCTTCAACCGGGCGGCCGCGCGGATTGCGGCCAGCACTTCGGCGCCGCCGGTCATATCCGCCTTCATATGTTCCATGTTCTCCGCCGGCTTGAGGGAAATGCCGCCGGTATCGAACGTGATCGTCTTACCCACCAGCACCACCGGGCGCTCATCCTTCTTCTTCGAGCCCTTGTATTCGAGAATGATGAACTTCGGCGGCTCGTGGCTCCCTCGCGCAACGCCCAGCAAGGCCCCCATACCGAGCTTTTCAATTTCTTTCTGTTCAAGAATTTTCAGCGTGAGCGACTGTTCCTTCGCAATCGTCTTCGCTTCATTGGCAATCTTCGTCGGCGTCATCACGTTCGACGGATGGTTGCAGAGATCCCGCACCAGCACGGCGGCTTCAGCCGTCGCCACCCCGCGCCGCACCCCTTCGGCAAGCGACCGGACCTCGCTTGTCTGCGCCGCCAAAAGCGACATCCCTTTCACATCTTTTCCCGCTGCGCCCTCGCTCCGGTAGGCCGTGAAGTGGTAGCTGCCCAAGATGGCCCCTTCGGCCATGGCCTGTGCCACTTCAATAGACGATGCGCCCGGCGGAACGACAGACGGCATGGCGACGGTGAAGAAACTGGCCTTGACCTGGCGCACCCGCTTCACCGCATGCCCCATGGCCTGCCGCAGCTGGTCCACCGTGACATCCTTCTCTTGCCCCAGCCCCACTAAAAGAATTCGCTTGGCCGGCACCTTGCCGTGGGTATGCACCAACGCCAGCTCATTGGCCTTGCCTTCGAATTCTTTCGATTGCAGCAACTCTCGTAAGGCTCCGCCCATCGATTTATCGATCACCGTCGCCTGTTTCGAAAATACACTGCCTTCATAATGGAGCAACACCAATACTTCCGTCGATTCCGTCTCCACTCGCCCGGCCCGTGCATCTACTCGCATGATCTTCATTCATATCTCCTTCGTCTTATCGCTCGTTATTCGCGAGGCGCGCGCGTCTTGCTTTCGCGCCCACCATTCACACGCCCCGCATATCCGGAGCCCAAATATACTTGTGCATCTGCAATTGAAACCGCACGGATAATCGATCCGCTAGAATCCACTCCGCCAGCTGGCGCAACTCCAGCGCTCCGAATACCGGGCTGAAGAGCACCGTACAGCGCTCCACCAGGCGATACTGCGCCACAATGCCGCGCGCCCATTCATAATCCGCCCGCGAGGCCAGCACAAACTTCGCTTCGTCCTGTGCTGTCAGACGATCGAGATTCGGCCAATGCATCCGGTCCGTCATCCCACTCCCCGGACATTTCACGTCGAGAATGAGTCGCGCCCGCCGATCGACCGGCTGCACATCGATCGCGCCACTGGTTTCGATTAAGACCGTATACCCCGCATCGCACAGACAGGCAATCAGAGGACGCGCCTCCGGCTGCGCGAGCGGCTCCCCGCCGGTGACTTCGACTAACTGACAGCCGTATTCTCGCACCTTGGTGAGAATCTCGTCGATGGCGAGAGATGCCCCACCGTAAAAACTATACTCGGTATCGCACCAGGTACAACGCAATGGGCATCCGGTCAGCCGAATAAATACGCAAGGCTGCCCTGCGTAGGTCGATTCGCCTTGAATGCTGTGGAAAATCTCTGTGACTCGAAGCGCCTGATCTTGAACCGGGGAGTGAGCTGTCATCGCCAAGACACCACCGGCCAGCCGTTGCGGCGAGCCACGCGGCTCATGCCACGAATCGGATTCACCACCGTCGGATGCCCCACCGCGCTCAAGACCGCCCGATCGCCCGGGCTATCGCCGTAGGCAAAGCACGCCGTGAGATCCAATTCCAGCTCTTCCGCAATCCGGCGCACATACGTGAGCTTGCCGGCGCCGTACGGCAGCGGAGGAACGACTTGCCCTGTATAGACACCGTCCATCTGTTCCAACTGACTCGCCACACAGCGATCGACTTGCAGAGAGTCGGCAATAGGTTCCATCAGAAAATCGAGCGACCCTGTCAGGAGAATCACCCAATGCCCCTCGCTCCGATGCCACTCAATCGCCGTCATGGCAGCAGGAGACACTCGCGGGCAGAGCGCTTCACGGCAAAACTCTTCGCCGAGCGACTCAATGACCTGCGCGGGCTTTCCCGCCAGATATAATTTTCGTTCACGCAGCGGTTGCAACGACAGCGATGGGAGATGCCGCACCCACCAGGCCACACTCGCGCGCGCTTCCGGCCAGCCGACCACCCCACGTCGCCGCAACCAGCGAAAAAATCCTACCTCACTGGCTTCGCCGGGCAGCAATGTATTGTCGACATCGAAAAACGCGGCAATCGACGTACCCACACGGCGTTGCGATGCAGAGGGCACAACCGACATATGCGGGCAATCTCCTCTACGAGGGGGAAAGAGACCCATTCAAGCGTAAAAGTGGGGGGATTCTACCGGACGCCTCCTTTATTGACAAGAATTTTGCCCTACTTCTATAATGCGCCTCCCTCGGACCGTCGCATGCCGTTCGTGAAGCGTCCCACGCAGATACGAAACTAGAGTGACGGTCAATTTCGCGACCGACGTGCAGGAGCTTCAAAAATTCCTGCAACAAGGCCGCAGCGAGCGAAAACCCGAAGCGTACGGCTGAGTACGTTGAGGGTTTGAGCGATGCGAGAACGCAGTTGTAGGAGTTTTTCAAGCTCCTGCCGGTAGCCGAAGTGGTGAAATGGCAGACACGCACGTTTGAGGGGCGTGTGGCGCAAGCCGTGCGGGTTCAAGTCCCGCCTTCGGCACCAAATTTCAGATCCCCAGCCGCAAGCCTTGCCGCAGCTGATGCGCGGCGCATGACACCTTGGAACTTGTGTAGGCGCCATTTCTCTCGCGGCCCGGCCTGCCTTTCCATGCGACAGCATCGAGCCAGTCCGCCTCTCTCGAACGCGCCAGAATTCCGCCAGCCATCCCAGGCCAATTGGATCTAGACATTTGGAACGGCCCATAGGACACTGCCGCCCAGGGTATTAGAGTTCAGGATGCGTCCATTATGGGAGCGTACCATGAAGCTCTCACGACCTGACTTACATCTGCCGCCCGGACCTGGCCTCACGTTCCGCACGGCGCGACCGTTTTCACGAATGATCGCGCGTCTGCTTCGTCGTTTCTGTGGCCTCGCCGATCGGCAGAGTGCCATGCGCGTAACACCCCTGTATTTCCGCTCATCGGTCAAACCGAATCTGCCGGCGCCATCCGGCAAGGAGCCCTGTCATGAGTGGGACTGGATACCTGTCTGAACTGGAATCGTTGCGCGCGCAACTCACCGAGGTGGCGCAAGAGCTCGCCGAGCGAGACCGGGCCTTGCAGGAACGCACCGTTCATCGCGACCGCGAGCTGCACGATTTGCGTGAAGAGTCCACGCTGCTTCGCGCCATCGTCGGAGGAACCGCCGCCGAAACCGGCGACGCGTTCTTTGCCTCACTGGCGAAACACCTCACGGCCACCCTCCAGATGCAATATGCCATCATCGGAGCGGTGCGCGCGGAAGCTCCGGCCAAAATTCGAACGCTCGCCGTGGCGTCAGGCAGCGCCTTGCTCGACAATTTCGAGTACGAG
Proteins encoded in this region:
- a CDS encoding 7-carboxy-7-deazaguanine synthase (MaGe:77310730) — translated: MTAHSPVQDQALRVTEIFHSIQGESTYAGQPCVFIRLTGCPLRCTWCDTEYSFYGGASLAIDEILTKVREYGCQLVEVTGGEPLAQPEARPLIACLCDAGYTVLIETSGAIDVQPVDRRARLILDVKCPGSGMTDRMHWPNLDRLTAQDEAKFVLASRADYEWARGIVAQYRLVERCTVLFSPVFGALELRQLAEWILADRLSVRFQLQMHKYIWAPDMRGV
- a CDS encoding Phosphoserine phosphatase (MaGe:77310731), whose product is MSVVPSASQRRVGTSIAAFFDVDNTLLPGEASEVGFFRWLRRRGVVGWPEARASVAWWVRHLPSLSLQPLRERKLYLAGKPAQVIESLGEEFCREALCPRVSPAAMTAIEWHRSEGHWVILLTGSLDFLMEPIADSLQVDRCVASQLEQMDGVYTGQVVPPLPYGAGKLTYVRRIAEELELDLTACFAYGDSPGDRAVLSAVGHPTVVNPIRGMSRVARRNGWPVVSWR